In Legionella sp. PATHC035, a genomic segment contains:
- a CDS encoding aldo/keto reductase family protein → MLEQFTHRLDRIDIPAFMYGTAWKEERTQELTFQALKNGFVGIDTANQRMHYFEEGVGHGIQQFLHATGKSRSDLFLQTKFTPALGQDHRKPYDETDSTQNQVRHSFLSSLNHLQTEYLDSYILHGPTFRSGLVQDDLDIWAAMEDLYNEGKIRLLGISNVTLEQLQTLYRIATVKPSLVQNRCFASNQWDLSIREFCQKNGMIYQGFSLLTANQSYLLSDRMHALAKQYKKTIPQIIFRFALQIGMLPLTGTSNPLHMREDLDLDSFELTLDSVKFIEDINKG, encoded by the coding sequence ATGCTTGAACAATTTACACACAGACTGGATCGGATTGATATTCCAGCCTTTATGTACGGTACCGCCTGGAAAGAGGAACGTACTCAAGAATTAACTTTTCAGGCTTTAAAAAACGGCTTTGTTGGAATTGATACTGCAAATCAACGCATGCATTACTTTGAGGAAGGTGTTGGGCATGGAATTCAACAATTTTTACACGCCACGGGAAAAAGTCGTAGTGATTTATTTTTACAAACAAAATTTACACCAGCCCTTGGGCAGGATCATCGCAAGCCCTACGATGAAACAGATTCAACTCAAAATCAGGTGCGGCACTCATTTTTAAGTTCTCTAAATCACTTACAAACAGAGTACCTTGACTCCTATATTCTTCATGGACCTACTTTTCGCTCTGGACTTGTTCAAGATGATTTAGATATTTGGGCTGCAATGGAGGATTTGTATAATGAAGGAAAAATCAGATTGCTTGGCATTTCCAATGTAACTCTAGAACAGTTACAAACCCTGTATCGTATTGCTACTGTGAAACCCTCATTGGTACAGAATCGTTGTTTTGCTAGCAATCAATGGGATTTATCAATTCGCGAATTTTGTCAAAAAAATGGAATGATCTATCAAGGATTTTCATTACTTACTGCAAACCAATCTTATTTGCTTTCGGATCGGATGCATGCGCTTGCGAAACAATATAAGAAGACAATACCACAAATTATATTCCGTTTTGCATTGCAAATAGGCATGCTGCCATTAACCGGGACAAGTAATCCACTGCACATGAGGGAGGATTTGGATTTAGATTCATTTGAGCTTACATTAGACTCAGTGAAATTTATCGAGGATATTAATAAAGGGTAA
- a CDS encoding EVE domain-containing protein has translation MRKCWLAVASAEHVRLGKQMGIMQVCHGRLAPLKRIQSNDFVIYYSPTRIFRAKDKLQSFTAIGIVKAGEPYQVEMADDFHPFRRDVDWAKALETPIAPLLFDLDFTRNNKNWGYSLRFGLIPISDHDKSIIANAMQAQWL, from the coding sequence ATGAGAAAATGCTGGTTGGCTGTTGCTTCGGCAGAGCATGTGCGTTTGGGCAAGCAAATGGGAATAATGCAGGTCTGCCATGGTAGGCTTGCTCCTTTAAAACGAATTCAATCCAATGACTTTGTCATTTACTATTCACCAACGCGTATTTTTAGAGCAAAAGATAAGCTGCAATCATTTACCGCGATAGGAATTGTGAAGGCTGGTGAGCCGTATCAAGTGGAGATGGCTGACGATTTTCATCCTTTTCGACGGGATGTAGATTGGGCCAAGGCACTTGAGACTCCTATTGCTCCTTTGCTTTTTGATCTTGATTTCACGAGAAACAATAAAAACTGGGGTTATTCATTGCGGTTTGGACTAATTCCAATTAGTGACCACGATAAGTCAATTATTGCTAATGCCATGCAGGCTCAATGGCTATAA
- a CDS encoding GyrI-like domain-containing protein gives MIHIKPQPIKVEAFTVTGLSVRTQNVDEFNAETAKLSKLWQKFYASPLSIKSGSPIYGVYSAYESDHNGFYTVTAGVATPDPQINHFDKISIKKGNYLIFKNSGPMPKAIIEIWQAIWHYFDTQSTVARAYETDFEVYMEQEECAVYIGIKDQIEKN, from the coding sequence ATGATCCACATTAAACCACAACCAATTAAAGTTGAAGCATTCACCGTGACGGGACTGAGTGTACGCACTCAGAATGTCGATGAGTTTAATGCTGAAACAGCAAAGCTATCAAAGCTTTGGCAAAAATTTTATGCCTCACCACTATCAATAAAATCAGGCTCACCGATTTATGGAGTATATTCCGCGTATGAGTCAGATCATAATGGATTTTATACGGTCACGGCCGGAGTCGCGACACCTGATCCACAAATCAATCATTTTGATAAGATCAGCATCAAAAAAGGTAATTATCTTATTTTTAAAAACTCTGGCCCGATGCCCAAAGCGATCATCGAAATCTGGCAAGCAATTTGGCACTATTTTGATACTCAATCTACTGTTGCTAGAGCTTATGAGACTGATTTTGAAGTGTATATGGAACAAGAAGAATGTGCGGTCTATATTGGTATTAAAGATCAGATAGAGAAAAATTGA
- a CDS encoding SDR family NAD(P)-dependent oxidoreductase — translation MDLQLKGKTALVTGSTAGIGFSIAQILAREGATVVINGRSQERVTQAIHQIKKCAPEANLIAAPADLNHKKELDELIKQVPTVDILINNAGIYNAKAFADISDEEWLQMFEVNVMSGVRLSRHYLAPMLKQNWGRIIFISSESALQIPKEMIHYGMSKTAQLAVARGIAELTKGTHVTVNSVLPGPTSSEGVSQFVADLGKQQNKSAKQVEEELFENLRPTSLIKRLASTEEIANMVAFLSSPLSSATNGAPIRVDGGLILSIA, via the coding sequence ATGGATCTTCAACTCAAAGGTAAAACCGCTTTAGTAACCGGCTCCACTGCAGGAATAGGATTTTCAATTGCCCAAATATTAGCTCGAGAAGGTGCAACTGTGGTCATTAATGGTCGCTCCCAAGAAAGAGTGACTCAGGCAATTCATCAGATTAAAAAATGCGCTCCTGAAGCCAATTTGATTGCCGCTCCTGCTGATTTAAATCACAAAAAAGAACTAGATGAATTAATTAAACAAGTTCCTACAGTAGATATTCTTATTAATAATGCCGGTATTTATAATGCCAAAGCTTTTGCTGATATCTCGGATGAGGAATGGTTGCAGATGTTTGAAGTCAATGTTATGAGTGGTGTTCGTTTAAGCCGTCATTACCTTGCCCCCATGTTGAAACAAAATTGGGGCAGAATCATTTTTATCTCCAGCGAATCTGCATTACAAATACCTAAAGAGATGATTCATTATGGTATGAGCAAAACGGCGCAACTTGCAGTTGCACGGGGTATCGCTGAGCTCACAAAAGGAACTCATGTAACGGTCAACTCAGTTCTTCCTGGACCTACAAGCAGCGAAGGTGTGAGCCAGTTTGTGGCCGATCTTGGAAAACAGCAAAACAAATCGGCAAAACAAGTTGAAGAAGAACTTTTTGAAAACTTAAGACCCACTTCATTAATCAAGCGATTGGCTTCTACTGAAGAAATTGCGAATATGGTTGCATTTTTATCTAGCCCTCTGTCTTCCGCAACTAATGGTGCTCCTATTCGCGTGGATGGAGGTCTTATTTTATCAATTGCCTAG
- a CDS encoding SAM-dependent methyltransferase, with protein MEKKIAAIYVTKPEFLSLLSEELGDVTKIAEDLLSSPHKKLDVCFAQDIWLEPRLVTFQSISEAVRILRLAGKFWYLHPISHIRRSRLIEEQLRSTPDLKRHFPLESEIPPIGAFSLLDKNTLIYSATRQKKWPQGTCYFIEDKINPPNRAYLKLWEALTLLEKHPKSGDKVLDLGASPGGWTYVMQSLGASVTAVDKALLDAKIAKLPHINYVQQSAFAIDPAKLEQNYDWVLSDVACYPDRAYALIMKWIESGKAKQMIFTIKLQGKVELSTIKLFQKIPNSFITNLFYNKHEATFFYPYPK; from the coding sequence ATGGAAAAGAAAATTGCTGCAATTTATGTCACCAAACCCGAGTTTCTCTCTCTGCTTTCAGAAGAGCTGGGTGATGTCACAAAAATTGCAGAGGATTTGCTCAGTTCCCCCCATAAGAAATTGGATGTCTGTTTTGCACAAGATATTTGGTTGGAACCTCGGTTAGTTACATTTCAATCCATTTCTGAAGCGGTAAGAATTCTTCGCCTAGCGGGAAAATTCTGGTACTTACATCCCATTTCTCATATAAGACGCTCTCGATTAATTGAAGAACAATTACGTTCCACTCCAGATCTCAAGCGTCATTTCCCGCTGGAGTCTGAGATTCCACCCATAGGTGCTTTCAGTTTACTGGATAAAAACACTTTGATTTATAGCGCCACACGCCAAAAAAAATGGCCTCAAGGAACATGCTATTTTATCGAGGATAAAATAAATCCTCCAAACCGTGCCTATTTAAAACTCTGGGAGGCACTCACTCTTCTTGAAAAACATCCAAAATCAGGAGATAAGGTTCTGGATTTAGGCGCATCTCCAGGAGGATGGACTTACGTCATGCAATCATTAGGAGCCTCAGTCACTGCTGTGGATAAGGCTTTATTAGATGCTAAAATAGCCAAGTTACCTCACATCAACTACGTACAACAAAGTGCTTTTGCTATAGACCCTGCAAAATTGGAGCAAAACTATGATTGGGTTTTATCGGATGTAGCATGTTATCCTGATCGTGCTTATGCACTCATTATGAAATGGATAGAGTCTGGAAAAGCGAAGCAAATGATTTTTACGATTAAATTACAAGGTAAAGTGGAGTTATCTACAATAAAACTATTCCAAAAAATACCCAATTCATTTATCACGAACCTGTTCTATAACAAGCATGAAGCAACGTTTTTTTATCCTTATCCCAAATAA
- a CDS encoding SDR family NAD(P)-dependent oxidoreductase: MKNKTVLITGALAGIGRATAFAFAQEGANIVISGRKNEIGESLAKELCASGVDVVFVRADVRYEEEVKSLIDTTMKRFGRLDVAVNNAGTEGQPVSIVDETLENYQATFDTNVLGVFLCLKYELKVMMEQGSGCIINLSSIAGHTGVPGASIYCATKHAVEGFTKVAALEAAGAHVRVNAVAPGPISTDMFERFTGTEENRAAFLERVPLKRAGLPDEVAQTIVFLASDKASFITGKVIGIDGGMT, from the coding sequence ATGAAAAATAAAACGGTTCTAATTACAGGTGCTCTTGCTGGAATTGGTAGGGCAACTGCTTTTGCTTTTGCACAAGAAGGTGCAAATATCGTAATCTCTGGTCGTAAAAACGAAATAGGGGAGTCTCTCGCAAAAGAGCTATGTGCTAGTGGAGTTGATGTGGTATTCGTTCGAGCTGACGTTCGTTATGAAGAAGAAGTAAAATCCCTTATAGACACTACAATGAAACGTTTTGGGCGTTTGGACGTTGCTGTGAATAATGCTGGTACTGAGGGACAACCGGTTTCGATTGTTGATGAGACTTTGGAAAACTATCAGGCTACGTTTGACACGAACGTACTCGGTGTCTTTTTGTGCCTTAAATATGAGCTTAAAGTGATGATGGAACAAGGTTCTGGATGTATCATTAATCTCTCATCAATCGCCGGTCACACCGGAGTGCCAGGTGCATCGATTTATTGTGCAACAAAGCATGCAGTGGAAGGGTTTACAAAAGTAGCCGCACTCGAGGCCGCTGGAGCTCATGTTCGCGTCAACGCAGTTGCTCCTGGCCCGATTAGTACCGACATGTTTGAGCGTTTTACAGGCACTGAAGAAAATAGAGCCGCTTTTCTCGAGAGGGTACCTTTAAAACGTGCAGGTCTTCCTGACGAAGTCGCTCAAACCATTGTCTTTTTGGCTTCTGATAAGGCATCTTTCATTACAGGAAAAGTGATCGGAATTGACGGTGGTATGACCTGA
- a CDS encoding HPF/RaiA family ribosome-associated protein, with the protein MNNSVHFPIKIVFNNLRHSRAIEGNVRKHAEKLGTYCDRIMSCNVGIETHRHHNKGKIYHIRIDLSVPNAELVVNRDLADNHAHEDVYVAIRDAFLAMTRQLKKYVEKQRGKVKYHELPPVGLIREIAPVADYGFIETIDGRRLRFTSKSVIDYDFSKLEVGKRVLFVEAKSNDGPAASTVYVQ; encoded by the coding sequence ATGAACAATTCAGTACATTTTCCTATAAAAATTGTATTCAATAATCTAAGGCACTCTCGAGCTATTGAGGGTAATGTTCGTAAGCATGCTGAAAAATTAGGAACGTATTGTGATCGGATTATGAGTTGTAACGTAGGGATTGAAACGCATCGACATCATAATAAAGGCAAAATTTATCATATACGTATCGATCTTTCAGTTCCCAACGCAGAACTCGTAGTAAATCGTGATCTTGCAGATAATCATGCACATGAAGACGTCTATGTCGCAATAAGAGATGCTTTTCTAGCCATGACACGACAACTTAAAAAATATGTTGAAAAACAGCGAGGAAAAGTAAAATATCATGAACTACCACCAGTAGGACTAATTCGCGAAATCGCACCTGTTGCGGATTACGGTTTTATTGAAACGATTGATGGAAGAAGACTCCGCTTTACCAGTAAAAGTGTCATTGATTATGATTTCAGTAAATTAGAAGTCGGAAAAAGAGTTCTTTTTGTTGAAGCCAAAAGCAACGATGGTCCCGCAGCGAGCACTGTTTACGTACAATAA
- a CDS encoding CBS domain-containing protein, with product MRVGEYCNRDVVVINGNESVKNAAELMRTYHVGDLVLVEEHHNRKIPIGIVTDRDLVIEVMAAGVQPESLLVRDILTDPFSCVFENDSLFDALEIMHSKKIRRLPVISENKTLIGIITLDDLIEILTETMTHIVDVVKLQQKKEARQRT from the coding sequence ATGAGAGTTGGCGAATACTGTAACCGAGATGTAGTGGTTATCAATGGCAATGAATCGGTAAAAAACGCTGCAGAGCTGATGCGTACCTACCATGTAGGAGATTTAGTTTTGGTTGAAGAGCATCATAACCGAAAAATTCCGATAGGTATTGTTACTGATCGTGATTTAGTCATTGAAGTTATGGCAGCAGGAGTTCAACCAGAGTCGTTATTAGTCCGAGATATTCTCACCGATCCTTTTAGCTGTGTTTTTGAAAACGATAGTCTTTTTGATGCACTAGAAATAATGCATTCCAAAAAAATTCGTCGCTTACCTGTTATCAGTGAAAACAAAACGCTTATAGGCATAATTACCTTAGATGATCTTATTGAAATCCTGACTGAAACAATGACCCATATAGTTGATGTAGTTAAGCTTCAACAAAAAAAAGAAGCGAGACAAAGAACATAG
- a CDS encoding sterol desaturase family protein codes for MDINLIVFAAPIFLILIGIEFLFKSETYQFNDTINNFSTGIFEQIATLPARGLIIFSYYFIYEHSALFSINPHFIGSWIILWLSVDFCYYWYHRTSHRCNFFWIGHSVHHQSERFNLSVALRQGYWQTLTSWIFYLPLAFIGFPTWMFIIVSSCNTIYQFWIHTQSINKMGWFETLFNTPSHHRVHHGKNPQYIDKNYAGSLIIWDKLFGTFEPENMPPEYGVTEPLDSWNPFYANIKVIKDVLYYGKSLNSKLDVIRAFFMPPEWIINRLQQENNNIPKRIIQQKNSKSLKCYMLFNTTLAIVLYAYLSLIFTLNSLNSWLLGVFILFTLYILGAVANGKQKILIIEIMRSILILFILITSKMHLFLSLGLMILFLFTNLSMFYFELLKNQQYTTSVSA; via the coding sequence ATGGATATTAATTTAATAGTATTTGCTGCGCCAATATTTCTTATTTTAATCGGTATCGAATTTTTATTTAAATCAGAAACTTATCAATTCAACGACACCATAAATAATTTTAGTACGGGTATCTTTGAGCAAATTGCTACGCTGCCGGCTAGAGGACTCATCATTTTCAGTTATTATTTTATCTATGAACATAGTGCTCTTTTTTCTATTAATCCACACTTTATTGGTTCTTGGATTATACTTTGGCTCAGCGTGGATTTTTGTTACTACTGGTACCATCGGACAAGTCACCGGTGCAATTTCTTTTGGATAGGACACTCTGTCCATCATCAAAGCGAGCGGTTTAATTTATCAGTTGCCTTAAGGCAAGGCTATTGGCAAACTCTTACATCCTGGATTTTTTATCTTCCTTTAGCCTTTATTGGCTTTCCGACTTGGATGTTTATAATCGTTTCTTCTTGTAATACCATTTATCAGTTTTGGATTCATACTCAATCAATCAACAAAATGGGATGGTTTGAAACACTCTTCAATACTCCTTCTCATCATAGAGTACATCATGGTAAGAACCCACAATACATAGATAAAAACTACGCAGGAAGTTTAATTATTTGGGATAAACTGTTTGGAACTTTTGAGCCAGAAAATATGCCTCCTGAGTACGGAGTTACTGAACCTTTAGACTCATGGAATCCTTTTTATGCAAATATCAAAGTCATTAAGGATGTGTTGTATTATGGAAAAAGCCTAAACAGTAAGCTGGATGTCATTCGTGCCTTTTTTATGCCCCCTGAGTGGATAATAAATCGCTTGCAACAAGAGAATAACAACATCCCTAAACGAATCATTCAACAAAAAAATAGCAAATCACTTAAATGTTATATGTTATTTAACACCACCCTTGCAATCGTCTTATATGCCTATCTTTCATTAATATTTACATTGAATTCATTGAATTCATGGCTTCTTGGAGTTTTCATATTATTTACTCTTTATATTCTTGGGGCGGTCGCCAATGGAAAACAAAAAATTTTAATCATTGAAATAATGCGTTCGATTTTAATCTTATTTATTTTGATTACATCAAAAATGCATCTTTTTTTATCTTTAGGCTTAATGATATTGTTTTTATTCACTAATCTAAGCATGTTCTATTTTGAGCTTCTCAAAAACCAGCAGTATACCACCTCCGTGTCAGCATAA
- a CDS encoding HAD family hydrolase has translation MPYQVILFDLDDTLIDFSYSQRAGLKNIYKLYYSSVEYPIFEHLYKEINTHLWNQVGAKSNALTPREVRLLRFIQLNQKLPSSASAEEIAAEYDLNLSVHAHWIPNVKTAIEFLHQKGHILGIITNGYVEQQGKKLQRLQLNNWFDCYIVSDEVGVAKPNVEIFNIALQEITNKHKLSINKRSILMVGDSMLNDGYGARDFGIDYCFINNQSLDNMSLEAPVKYHIRSVAHLPACIGYETEFKQFLKSSVSEEVGV, from the coding sequence ATGCCCTATCAAGTTATTTTATTTGACTTAGACGACACCCTTATCGATTTTTCATACTCCCAACGAGCGGGCTTAAAAAATATATATAAACTCTATTACTCATCAGTTGAGTATCCCATTTTTGAGCATCTTTATAAAGAAATTAATACCCATTTATGGAATCAGGTTGGCGCTAAAAGCAATGCGCTCACCCCACGCGAGGTAAGATTGCTACGATTCATACAATTAAATCAAAAACTTCCTAGTTCTGCCTCTGCGGAAGAAATAGCGGCAGAATATGATTTAAATCTTAGCGTACATGCTCACTGGATACCTAATGTTAAAACTGCCATTGAGTTTTTACATCAAAAGGGACATATTTTAGGTATTATTACTAATGGTTACGTTGAACAGCAGGGAAAAAAGCTGCAACGCCTTCAACTCAATAATTGGTTTGACTGTTATATTGTCTCGGATGAAGTGGGTGTTGCAAAACCTAATGTAGAAATCTTTAATATTGCCCTGCAAGAAATTACAAACAAGCACAAACTCTCGATCAACAAACGCTCCATATTAATGGTCGGCGACTCCATGTTGAACGATGGCTACGGGGCACGAGATTTTGGGATTGATTATTGCTTTATTAATAATCAATCATTAGATAACATGTCTTTGGAGGCTCCAGTTAAATACCACATCCGTTCAGTTGCGCATTTACCAGCATGCATAGGATACGAAACGGAGTTTAAGCAATTTTTAAAATCATCTGTGAGTGAGGAAGTAGGCGTATAA
- a CDS encoding prepilin peptidase — protein sequence MINDLIINHTWFMYLVVALFSLSVGSLLNVIIYRLPIMLEREWKQQYNELAGIKEEEQKPINLFFPRSFCPSCKTMVKAWQNIPILSYLFLRGRCHQCKSPIPIRYPLIELGTMILSLYASWHFGFTLQLVFVLFALWILICLMFIDLDHQILPDSLTLSLLWIGLIANTQNLFAPLPQAVLSAAGGYIGLWLFIKIFYLCTGKIGMGNGDFKLFAAFGAWFGWVFLPLILLLSSISGTIIGLLYLHIQNKSKDTTIPFGPFLCISGLISLFWGHSIVTWYLHLWM from the coding sequence ATGATAAATGACCTAATCATCAATCATACTTGGTTTATGTATTTAGTAGTTGCCCTTTTTTCCCTGTCTGTGGGTAGTTTACTTAATGTTATCATTTACCGCCTTCCTATCATGTTGGAAAGAGAATGGAAGCAACAATATAATGAGCTAGCGGGTATCAAGGAAGAGGAACAAAAACCGATTAATTTATTTTTTCCAAGATCATTTTGCCCTTCATGCAAAACCATGGTTAAAGCCTGGCAAAATATCCCTATTTTAAGTTATTTATTTTTACGTGGGCGCTGTCATCAATGTAAAAGTCCTATTCCTATTCGCTATCCTTTAATCGAACTAGGCACAATGATTCTTTCCTTATACGCGAGCTGGCATTTTGGTTTTACCTTGCAACTCGTTTTTGTATTGTTTGCACTTTGGATCTTAATTTGCTTAATGTTCATTGACTTAGATCATCAAATTTTACCAGACAGCCTGACTTTAAGCTTGTTATGGATAGGACTTATTGCCAATACACAAAATCTATTTGCTCCGCTGCCTCAAGCCGTGCTCAGTGCAGCAGGAGGTTATATAGGACTCTGGTTATTTATAAAAATATTTTACTTATGTACTGGTAAGATTGGCATGGGCAATGGCGATTTTAAATTGTTTGCTGCCTTTGGAGCCTGGTTTGGTTGGGTGTTTTTGCCGTTAATTCTTCTTCTTTCTTCAATTAGTGGTACAATTATCGGCTTATTGTATTTGCATATACAAAATAAATCCAAAGATACCACGATTCCTTTTGGTCCTTTTCTGTGTATCAGCGGATTAATTTCTTTATTTTGGGGGCATAGTATCGTGACCTGGTATCTGCATCTTTGGATGTAA